In a single window of the Ruminococcus albus 7 = DSM 20455 genome:
- a CDS encoding glycine rich domain-containing protein, producing MRSLRGSNIKKRVSALSMAAMIVIEQLAYIDPMIAYSARSASSNGSSDFPAVTSSGVSASLEHKDQLVDNGDGTYTFTSDITSAYSYHDESGDRLRFQSDTYEFDKPGKYLIELWGGDGGDGSSLFPLSFKAGSGGKGGFVYGVLTVTPEDVDAKKKLYYEIGSKGLSQTRSIAGGGTGGIGGGAGDIAVFSVGAGGGGGGGAGAALHTLPGIFGGDGRANGGEGGTFLSSLSDTPNIKAFTSGTYYAGENGKTSGTKAAYVGQGGTDRPGELVESFIGFLEASSYPNDWQKSYHPDADRGIGGASNFRGGGGSSYVGAYSYFEENSKGSDDLFVERDGNTNADVGGAVVIRYLPDSNSDYAYLDNITVSGGVSEYFDIVSMNCTNNKYNASSKKMQLLNVSSTKTDNNFTVNGSVAPVPDGLDKGQAQDTLTVSITVRPKKAFFGGLNVPVFTGDFAVKDSDNSKNSTISYTDNVTHVNVPYNISITAKNSTKQTGDTVLKGDLFEQEIAYEADDPMQDFISGITYRIDDISANSFSDTITSADVSNGRKAFSVKATLVPKSGTAAQVGEAGNPTVTKTVYVRCISDSVLDVDGYEINAEKSLAYNETDDTYDLTVDMNVENQDAKSFSIIDPIESENVLDIVYNATSNLSSSNDYVSISRNQDNNSNNTKYSGTLQPGIYYVEVWGGDGGSGFNDPTNNLSSAVSNNTYGGYGGKGGFISGYVTLVSEKQLEIVLGPKGIKGDSSNPAGKGGKATYVNIGDESDDMTFVAGGGGGGSTYLKYSGTDQNSHMGYSGNDGYRIGGTSVYKGSSSNGNDYYDVSKYDGADAISVSISTGLNPYRRISNFNNNIASYFAKGGYSEIGSGVQTEIADIMYIDNGVHDITVDLGLYEYVNYFNSGIVSNYYISQWTNKSGDPEYVSNDDEYERVSSYKGTTKTSIGTTGAVKITRLGVRTRHNYGGTEVGVDTSNSVTLANIEEQIKNDYANANCYDSFTLTGNFTDYFDLQANSNYSIVDNIGSHQFALSNANVQSTASTTTNGYTQSTLPGYTFKKYDYVYKLKGNDSVTFKLKPINGFLGGNDVPLLNSATLTHHNNTVEDDDTKSIVADNATDFANVRLASETLADETYITVDTSPIFVEYGGTLSESDFTNTKKTFESSNLADDYARFTDFGYEPDLNNAITADTNVIVTAGLEPTSDNAARATVIDPVSRAERNFSVPVYVKYPITTTLTNVTAAKADGTQFPSSGEFFPTSVDDRDLTIVLSAVDGYDLPAADDVTVTGADASIEKRDGNIYVTIPRSTITGVVTITASGVQVTHKVHYMYEYYDPLSEQISVQSVVDTHEYKNGDFLEGLNFPNVTGAYPVGYDDYDWDFGQTEYDDDSGKYKMGQEDIYIIGTYVPITYKLVINYVLKDTDNQILETYTSPDRTQYHEDTDTFDIALTKGADFFIKSPDITGYVTDTPYVSGKVDNAFIDSLNETITIGEKTYKSKTINVYYEPNPDNVIVHFVKCDVRGVPIENDGNTITRITEAIGVGVDYDLESEILSNITNDEYEIIKRTRQTDTAEEEVTTVSGTITDADQIETYYVYYRAKPGKVTVEFYKERDDASPDKSKTCEVGREYGYNADLKEFDSLPRAVKDNCRLVGWETEDGKLIEDDTIVEGEDGTRIKLYAKWASMKVTIHVDYRYAENVENETIRGTEADTPFTKEYLYGQSYKIVSGHIPYYEAVPGVVEGIALEDKTEKVYYKDGSGEISIIVDVYSESSLSNTANAHKLKGGTFELYNSSGECISTKQNTDGSVTWTNVEVRLTDGEKYTVKCTDPPVGYAPGEIEVTVQGTETYEEMFLGKTKFRMPFAGSTPMTGYTVVGTSTMLLAVFLLFLNMRSKAEEKRIKNN from the coding sequence ATGTGGATGCTAAGAAAAAGCTTTACTACGAAATAGGAAGTAAAGGACTTAGCCAGACAAGAAGTATCGCAGGCGGCGGTACAGGCGGTATCGGCGGCGGTGCTGGCGATATAGCTGTATTCTCGGTAGGTGCAGGCGGCGGCGGTGGCGGCGGCGCAGGCGCAGCCCTTCACACACTGCCCGGTATATTCGGCGGTGACGGACGTGCAAACGGCGGCGAAGGCGGAACATTCTTAAGCAGCCTTAGCGATACCCCGAATATCAAAGCATTTACAAGCGGTACTTATTACGCAGGTGAAAACGGCAAGACTTCGGGTACTAAGGCAGCCTATGTAGGACAGGGCGGTACAGACCGTCCCGGTGAACTGGTAGAAAGTTTCATAGGTTTCCTTGAAGCTTCATCCTATCCTAACGACTGGCAGAAGTCATACCACCCAGATGCTGACAGAGGTATCGGCGGTGCAAGTAACTTCCGAGGCGGCGGCGGTTCTTCCTATGTAGGTGCTTACAGTTATTTCGAAGAGAACTCGAAAGGTTCTGATGATCTCTTTGTTGAGAGAGACGGAAACACAAACGCTGATGTGGGCGGTGCTGTAGTTATAAGATATCTTCCCGATAGCAACAGCGATTACGCTTATCTTGATAACATCACAGTAAGCGGTGGAGTTTCAGAATATTTCGATATCGTATCAATGAACTGCACAAACAATAAGTATAATGCTTCAAGCAAGAAAATGCAGTTATTGAATGTTTCATCTACAAAAACAGATAATAACTTCACAGTTAACGGTTCGGTAGCACCTGTACCCGATGGTCTTGACAAAGGTCAGGCGCAGGATACCCTTACAGTTTCAATAACTGTAAGACCGAAGAAAGCATTCTTCGGCGGACTTAACGTACCTGTATTCACAGGTGACTTTGCTGTAAAGGACAGTGATAATTCAAAGAATTCGACTATATCTTATACCGATAATGTTACCCATGTAAACGTGCCTTACAATATCAGTATAACTGCTAAGAACTCAACAAAGCAGACAGGCGATACTGTATTAAAAGGTGATCTGTTTGAGCAGGAGATAGCTTATGAAGCAGATGATCCGATGCAGGATTTCATAAGCGGCATAACCTATAGAATAGATGATATTTCTGCAAATAGTTTCAGCGACACTATAACATCTGCTGATGTATCAAACGGCAGAAAAGCATTCTCGGTGAAAGCAACACTTGTTCCAAAGAGTGGTACTGCGGCACAAGTTGGTGAAGCAGGCAACCCGACAGTAACTAAGACAGTATATGTTCGATGCATAAGTGACAGTGTGCTGGATGTTGACGGATATGAGATCAATGCAGAAAAGTCATTGGCTTATAATGAAACCGATGATACTTACGATCTTACCGTTGATATGAACGTTGAGAATCAGGATGCTAAATCATTCAGTATTATAGATCCTATTGAGAGTGAAAATGTACTTGATATTGTTTATAATGCAACCTCAAATCTCAGTAGTTCTAATGATTATGTTAGTATAAGCAGAAATCAAGATAATAATAGCAATAATACTAAATATTCCGGTACGCTTCAACCCGGTATCTATTATGTTGAGGTATGGGGCGGTGATGGCGGAAGTGGATTCAATGATCCAACCAATAATCTTTCAAGTGCTGTTAGTAATAATACATATGGCGGTTATGGAGGAAAAGGTGGTTTCATTAGTGGATATGTCACTTTGGTTAGCGAGAAGCAGCTGGAAATTGTGTTAGGTCCCAAAGGAATTAAGGGTGATAGTTCAAATCCTGCAGGCAAAGGAGGTAAAGCAACATATGTAAATATTGGTGATGAGTCTGATGATATGACCTTTGTTGCAGGCGGAGGTGGAGGAGGTTCTACCTATTTGAAATATAGTGGAACCGATCAGAATAGTCATATGGGATACTCTGGTAATGATGGTTATAGAATTGGTGGAACCTCAGTTTATAAAGGTAGTTCTTCTAATGGAAATGATTATTACGATGTAAGTAAATATGATGGAGCAGATGCTATTTCTGTTAGTATAAGTACCGGTTTAAATCCTTATCGTAGAATTAGTAATTTCAATAATAATATTGCCAGTTATTTTGCTAAGGGTGGTTACAGCGAAATAGGTAGTGGTGTTCAAACTGAGATTGCTGATATAATGTATATTGACAATGGTGTGCATGATATTACAGTTGATCTTGGTCTATATGAATATGTTAATTATTTTAATAGTGGCATTGTTAGCAATTATTATATAAGCCAGTGGACAAACAAGAGTGGAGATCCAGAATACGTTTCTAATGATGATGAGTACGAACGTGTTTCATCCTATAAAGGTACAACTAAGACTTCTATAGGAACAACAGGAGCGGTAAAAATCACCAGGCTTGGCGTACGCACCAGACATAACTATGGTGGTACTGAAGTTGGAGTAGATACTTCTAATTCTGTTACACTTGCAAACATTGAAGAACAGATCAAAAATGATTATGCTAACGCTAATTGCTATGACAGTTTTACGTTAACAGGCAACTTTACAGATTATTTTGATCTGCAGGCTAATTCAAACTACTCAATCGTAGATAACATTGGATCACATCAGTTTGCTCTTTCAAATGCTAATGTACAATCAACAGCATCAACAACTACTAACGGGTATACTCAAAGTACTCTGCCGGGCTATACATTTAAAAAGTATGATTATGTGTACAAGCTTAAAGGCAACGATTCAGTTACATTCAAACTAAAACCGATAAACGGCTTCTTAGGCGGTAACGATGTACCACTGCTAAACAGCGCAACACTGACACATCATAACAATACTGTTGAAGATGATGATACAAAGTCTATCGTAGCTGACAACGCAACCGACTTCGCAAATGTCAGACTTGCATCCGAAACACTGGCAGATGAAACCTACATAACTGTAGATACATCGCCAATATTCGTTGAATACGGCGGAACGCTTTCGGAAAGTGATTTCACTAATACAAAGAAGACATTTGAAAGCAGCAATCTTGCAGATGACTATGCACGGTTTACAGATTTTGGATATGAGCCGGATCTGAATAATGCAATAACAGCGGATACAAATGTTATTGTTACAGCAGGGCTTGAACCAACATCTGATAATGCAGCAAGAGCAACGGTGATCGATCCCGTAAGCAGGGCAGAGAGAAACTTCAGCGTACCTGTTTACGTGAAGTATCCTATCACAACTACCCTGACTAACGTTACAGCTGCTAAGGCTGACGGAACTCAATTCCCGTCAAGCGGTGAGTTCTTCCCCACATCGGTGGATGACAGAGATCTGACGATCGTACTCAGTGCAGTTGACGGTTATGATCTGCCCGCTGCAGACGATGTTACAGTGACAGGTGCAGATGCATCTATCGAAAAGCGCGACGGTAATATTTACGTTACTATCCCGCGAAGCACTATAACAGGTGTGGTCACCATAACAGCATCAGGAGTGCAGGTAACACATAAGGTACATTATATGTACGAGTACTACGATCCGCTGTCAGAGCAGATCTCGGTACAAAGTGTAGTTGATACGCATGAGTATAAAAACGGTGATTTCCTCGAGGGTCTGAATTTCCCGAACGTAACCGGTGCGTATCCCGTGGGATACGATGACTACGACTGGGATTTCGGACAGACCGAATACGATGATGACAGCGGCAAATACAAAATGGGTCAGGAGGATATCTACATAATAGGTACCTACGTTCCCATAACCTATAAGCTGGTGATAAACTACGTTCTAAAAGATACGGATAACCAAATTCTCGAAACGTACACCTCACCCGACAGGACACAATACCATGAAGATACTGATACCTTTGATATAGCACTTACAAAGGGTGCAGACTTCTTTATAAAGTCCCCCGATATCACGGGTTACGTAACAGATACCCCGTACGTTTCGGGCAAGGTAGATAATGCGTTTATCGATTCTCTTAATGAAACTATCACTATTGGTGAAAAGACATACAAGAGCAAGACGATCAATGTATATTATGAACCAAACCCTGATAACGTGATCGTACACTTCGTCAAGTGTGATGTCAGAGGAGTTCCGATCGAAAATGATGGCAATACTATAACCAGAATCACAGAGGCAATTGGTGTTGGCGTTGACTATGATTTGGAATCGGAAATACTATCCAATATTACTAATGATGAATACGAGATAATCAAACGTACAAGACAAACAGATACGGCCGAAGAAGAGGTGACTACCGTTTCGGGTACTATCACAGATGCAGATCAGATCGAAACATACTACGTTTACTATAGAGCAAAACCCGGAAAAGTTACGGTTGAGTTCTACAAAGAGCGTGATGATGCATCACCTGACAAATCCAAGACTTGTGAGGTTGGCAGAGAGTATGGCTATAACGCTGATCTTAAAGAATTTGATTCTCTCCCAAGAGCCGTAAAGGATAACTGCAGACTTGTTGGCTGGGAAACCGAAGACGGCAAGCTTATCGAGGACGATACGATAGTCGAGGGCGAGGATGGTACTAGAATAAAGCTGTACGCTAAATGGGCATCAATGAAGGTTACTATACACGTTGATTATCGATACGCTGAGAATGTTGAGAATGAAACGATTCGCGGAACTGAGGCAGATACACCATTCACAAAAGAGTATCTCTACGGACAGAGCTATAAGATAGTATCTGGTCATATACCTTATTACGAAGCTGTTCCCGGAGTTGTTGAGGGTATAGCCTTGGAAGATAAAACCGAAAAGGTATACTATAAAGACGGCTCAGGTGAGATAAGCATCATAGTTGATGTTTACAGCGAGAGCAGTTTGAGTAATACCGCAAATGCTCACAAGCTTAAAGGCGGAACATTCGAGCTGTACAACTCGAGCGGTGAATGCATCAGCACCAAGCAGAACACTGATGGTTCTGTTACATGGACAAATGTTGAAGTTCGCCTGACAGACGGTGAAAAATACACAGTCAAGTGTACAGATCCACCCGTGGGATATGCTCCCGGTGAGATAGAGGTGACAGTTCAGGGTACAGAGACCTATGAAGAAATGTTCCTCGGCAAAACCAAATTCAGAATGCCTTTCGCAGGCAGCACACCGATGACAGGTTATACCGTCGTTGGTACATCCACAATGTTACTTGCTGTTTTCCTGCTGTTCCTTAATATGCGCAGTAAAGCAGAAGAAAAAAGAATAAAAAACAATTAG
- a CDS encoding SpaA isopeptide-forming pilin-related protein, with product MKKLYKRSTAIAVSALMMSQMIPYNVFASENPTGPNSLTIHPYILSDAKYAEAKQANKTPSGLGTTDAIAADTDLADNYDATESQDVTFTLTEVTSTGAAKQGGIKITTPSKSFSSLPDGYYKITPNNTSTDANLKEVESFFIQLPSGSNRDVYIYPKLTDNHDNGDHNTPGTLHDATDPTSKDKHSIELTKKLSGDAAWTSGMSATFQLYSQDAMGNWVDGGTHDTDANGKVIVDGLPYGTYYMYETSAVTGYLKNSSPVKFVLDGTASSVQKADLTNDKKLTVSKAIDVDGKGHTYNWTITADVPVNSENLMSYSITDTFENLKEVNVVSVFSGSDELDEDVDYTVSTNGNKLTVEIDDPSSLESDADIVIKVESKLVDGFTSGSEATNTSSIDYQYAYDPDNDSRIPSQIPNDIPNIPNPNPDDPDPTDPNNPPVVSYPDGTEEELHNTETVTPATITISNYATGTTTELKKSKYSITGCSNHDDDDASDIVTLENLAPGVYEITQLGTQENYKIDENVKTIFIDKNGKVYEGDTADSTKEITNKKIIFYNDPISDNFQLPFTGTTATIVFTIGGIAIMAGAAFFIIVLFKKKDEEEEEQNKA from the coding sequence ATGAAAAAATTGTACAAGCGTTCCACAGCAATAGCAGTATCGGCATTAATGATGTCGCAGATGATTCCTTACAATGTGTTTGCATCGGAAAATCCAACCGGTCCTAACTCGCTGACTATCCATCCGTATATCCTGAGTGACGCAAAATATGCAGAAGCAAAGCAAGCTAACAAAACTCCTAGTGGTTTAGGTACTACCGATGCTATAGCAGCTGATACAGATTTAGCTGATAATTACGATGCAACTGAATCACAGGATGTTACATTTACTCTTACTGAGGTTACCAGTACAGGTGCTGCAAAACAAGGTGGTATTAAAATTACAACTCCTTCAAAGTCATTTTCATCTCTGCCTGATGGTTACTACAAGATAACACCTAATAATACTTCTACAGATGCTAACTTAAAAGAAGTTGAATCATTCTTCATCCAGCTTCCTTCGGGTTCAAACAGAGATGTGTACATTTATCCTAAGCTGACAGATAACCATGATAATGGTGATCATAACACCCCTGGTACACTTCATGATGCAACTGATCCTACCTCAAAGGATAAGCACTCGATAGAGCTTACCAAGAAACTTAGTGGTGACGCAGCGTGGACTAGTGGTATGAGTGCTACATTCCAGTTATATTCTCAGGATGCTATGGGCAACTGGGTAGACGGCGGTACACATGATACTGATGCTAATGGTAAAGTCATAGTTGATGGTCTGCCTTATGGTACATACTATATGTATGAAACATCTGCTGTAACTGGTTATCTTAAGAATAGCAGTCCTGTAAAGTTCGTCCTCGATGGTACAGCGAGCTCGGTTCAGAAGGCTGACCTTACAAATGATAAGAAGCTTACAGTTTCAAAGGCAATAGATGTTGATGGTAAGGGACATACCTATAACTGGACGATCACAGCTGATGTTCCTGTAAATTCTGAAAACCTGATGAGTTACTCCATAACCGATACTTTTGAAAACCTTAAGGAAGTTAATGTAGTAAGCGTCTTTTCAGGAAGTGATGAACTGGATGAAGATGTTGATTATACTGTTTCGACAAATGGTAATAAATTGACAGTTGAGATCGATGATCCTTCATCACTTGAATCGGATGCTGATATTGTTATAAAGGTAGAATCAAAATTAGTTGATGGTTTCACATCAGGTTCTGAGGCTACAAATACATCTTCGATAGATTATCAGTATGCTTATGATCCTGATAATGATAGCAGGATCCCATCTCAGATACCCAATGACATACCAAATATACCCAATCCCAATCCCGATGATCCCGATCCCACTGATCCCAATAATCCTCCTGTTGTAAGTTATCCTGATGGTACTGAAGAAGAACTCCATAATACCGAAACAGTAACACCTGCAACTATTACAATTTCAAACTATGCGACAGGAACAACCACTGAACTGAAAAAAAGTAAATATAGTATAACAGGTTGCAGCAATCATGATGATGACGATGCCAGTGATATTGTTACTCTTGAAAACCTCGCACCCGGTGTCTATGAGATCACTCAGCTCGGTACACAGGAAAACTACAAAATCGATGAAAACGTTAAGACTATCTTTATTGACAAGAATGGTAAAGTTTATGAAGGTGACACAGCTGATTCAACAAAAGAAATTACAAATAAAAAAATAATATTCTATAATGATCCAATTTCTGATAACTTCCAGCTGCCTTTCACCGGTACTACTGCAACTATCGTATTCACCATAGGCGGTATCGCTATAATGGCAGGCGCTGCATTCTTCATCATAGTTCTCTTCAAGAAGAAGGACGAAGAGGAAGAAGAGCAGAACAAAGCATAA
- a CDS encoding class C sortase: MGKKKNKKKRLGIILLLLLFLIGLVLFLYPFISRIFINKKVDENIQNLKDDLNRIINESIENGDLNIEDLPLDEEGRPAPYERIKYDIEEEESQPYLDDLYQYMRRRNRELFESSQSQLDSQESYKYPEFDLKSYGLNTESIGTLEISRLGLKLPVFLGANDYNLTAGCGHLTYTTYPIGGYNTNCVIAVHRGLGGSDFLRYVEKLESGDVVRVQNYWYTLEYKVVDHVIVDPDEVDSVLIQPGKDMLTLYTCHPYGINNRRYLVYCERVIK, encoded by the coding sequence TTGGGCAAGAAGAAAAACAAAAAGAAACGATTAGGCATTATATTGCTCTTGCTCCTGTTCCTGATAGGATTGGTCTTGTTCCTTTACCCGTTTATCAGCAGGATCTTTATAAACAAAAAAGTCGATGAAAATATACAGAATCTCAAAGATGACCTGAACAGGATCATAAACGAATCTATTGAAAACGGAGATCTCAATATTGAAGACCTGCCTCTTGATGAAGAGGGCAGACCCGCACCGTATGAAAGGATAAAGTATGATATAGAGGAGGAGGAGAGTCAGCCTTACCTCGATGACCTTTATCAGTATATGCGCAGGCGCAACAGGGAACTCTTTGAGTCATCGCAGTCGCAGCTTGATTCGCAGGAATCATATAAGTACCCTGAATTCGATCTGAAGTCTTACGGTCTTAATACAGAAAGTATAGGTACTCTTGAAATATCAAGACTGGGATTGAAGCTGCCTGTATTTCTGGGTGCAAACGATTATAACCTTACAGCGGGTTGTGGTCACCTGACTTATACAACTTATCCCATAGGCGGTTATAACACAAATTGTGTTATTGCTGTGCACAGGGGACTTGGCGGATCTGATTTTCTGAGATATGTAGAAAAGCTTGAAAGCGGCGATGTGGTGCGTGTACAGAATTACTGGTATACACTGGAATACAAAGTCGTAGATCATGTGATCGTTGATCCTGATGAAGTGGATTCCGTACTTATACAGCCGGGCAAGGATATGCTCACACTTTATACCTGTCATCCCTATGGTATAAACAACCGAAGGTACCTGGTATACTGTGAGAGAGTTATAAAATAA
- a CDS encoding cyclophilin-like fold protein, which produces MNRSKLMTVIASFLMLTGCGSYSENSSAVTVQSENSSVMIQSDSSVSSVISDRQDVTTAEQHEEKEVDGMKIVIGDKQFPVTLESSNTVTAFTKMLPLSLDMSELNGNEKYYYLDTPLPSAPENVGHINEGDIMLYGDSCIVIFYKSFDTSYSYTKIGHIDDTSGFADTLGTGDVTVSLE; this is translated from the coding sequence ATGAATAGATCCAAGTTAATGACGGTTATAGCTTCGTTTCTGATGCTTACCGGGTGCGGCAGTTACTCAGAGAATAGTTCAGCTGTGACGGTGCAAAGTGAAAACTCGTCTGTTATGATTCAAAGCGACAGCAGCGTTTCATCTGTAATCTCCGACCGACAAGATGTCACAACCGCCGAACAACACGAAGAAAAGGAAGTTGACGGTATGAAGATCGTTATAGGAGATAAGCAGTTTCCTGTCACATTGGAAAGCAGCAATACTGTCACAGCTTTTACGAAAATGCTGCCATTATCACTTGATATGTCCGAACTGAACGGCAACGAGAAGTATTATTACCTTGATACTCCTCTGCCTTCAGCACCTGAGAATGTTGGACATATCAACGAGGGCGATATCATGCTCTATGGTGACAGCTGCATAGTGATTTTCTATAAGAGCTTTGATACTTCATACAGCTATACAAAGATCGGGCATATTGATGATACTTCAGGGTTTGCTGATACACTCGGAACAGGCGATGTGACTGTATCATTAGAATGA
- a CDS encoding sugar O-acetyltransferase, which yields MTTAEFLEFMNSGKQVTAECGVHQTMHKLSQEAIRITMEINSRYHTPDEINALMSELIGEPVEVGLFPPFYTDCGKNIHLGKGVFINAGCKFQDQGSIFIGDGALIGHNTMLATLNHGLLPEERHDLIPKPIHIGKNVWIGSNSTILSGVTIGDNAVIGAGSVVTKDIPENMIAVGTPAKVVRSIYE from the coding sequence ATGACAACAGCAGAATTTCTTGAATTTATGAACAGCGGAAAACAGGTCACGGCAGAGTGCGGAGTTCATCAGACAATGCATAAGCTGAGTCAGGAGGCTATCCGCATAACAATGGAGATCAACAGCCGCTATCATACCCCCGATGAGATCAATGCGCTGATGTCGGAGCTGATCGGTGAACCTGTTGAAGTCGGGCTGTTTCCTCCGTTCTACACAGACTGCGGCAAGAACATTCATCTAGGAAAGGGCGTATTCATCAATGCAGGCTGTAAGTTTCAGGATCAGGGCAGTATATTTATAGGTGACGGAGCTTTGATCGGGCATAACACGATGCTTGCTACGCTTAATCACGGACTACTCCCCGAAGAACGACATGATCTGATACCGAAGCCTATCCATATCGGAAAGAATGTTTGGATCGGCTCAAATTCAACTATCCTTTCCGGAGTGACTATCGGTGATAATGCAGTCATTGGTGCGGGTTCGGTCGTTACAAAGGATATTCCCGAAAATATGATAGCGGTCGGCACTCCTGCAAAGGTGGTGAGGAGCATTTATGAATAG
- a CDS encoding alpha/beta hydrolase, whose product MKDEMLNMTQEWDKTFPKSDKVDHKKVTFHNRYGITLAADMYTPKNAGGKLPAIAVCGPFGAVKEQCSGLYAQTLAERGFLTIAFDPSFTGESGGAPRYMASPDINTEDFMAAVDFLSIQENVDPERIGILGICGWGGMALNAATLDTRIKATVASTMYDMTRVNANGYFDSEDSEEKRYEKKVALNAQRIRDYVSGEYELGGGVIDPLPEDAPYFVKDYHAYYKTERGYHPRSLNSNGGWNKIGCMSFINMPILQYSNEIRSAVMIMHGDKAHSFYFGKDAYENMINGNKYTDNKQLLVIEGASHTDLYDGGENNAIPFDKLEAFYNEYLK is encoded by the coding sequence ATGAAAGATGAAATGCTCAACATGACACAGGAATGGGACAAGACCTTCCCGAAGTCCGACAAGGTCGATCATAAGAAAGTGACATTCCACAACCGCTATGGTATCACACTCGCTGCCGATATGTACACTCCAAAGAATGCAGGCGGAAAGCTTCCTGCTATCGCCGTGTGCGGTCCTTTCGGCGCAGTCAAGGAGCAGTGCAGCGGTCTTTATGCTCAGACACTTGCGGAACGCGGATTTCTGACTATTGCCTTTGATCCTTCCTTTACCGGAGAAAGCGGAGGTGCTCCTCGTTATATGGCTTCTCCCGATATCAACACCGAGGACTTTATGGCAGCGGTTGATTTCCTCTCGATTCAGGAAAATGTTGATCCTGAGCGTATCGGTATTCTCGGTATCTGCGGCTGGGGCGGTATGGCTCTTAACGCTGCAACATTGGATACACGTATCAAGGCGACTGTTGCATCGACCATGTATGATATGACCCGTGTAAATGCAAATGGCTATTTCGACAGCGAGGACAGCGAAGAAAAACGCTATGAAAAGAAGGTAGCTCTTAATGCTCAGCGTATCAGGGATTATGTAAGCGGTGAGTATGAGCTTGGCGGAGGAGTTATCGATCCCCTTCCCGAAGATGCGCCGTATTTTGTAAAAGACTACCACGCTTACTATAAGACCGAAAGAGGTTATCACCCACGTTCGCTCAATTCAAACGGCGGCTGGAACAAGATCGGCTGTATGTCGTTCATTAATATGCCTATCCTGCAATACAGCAATGAGATACGTTCCGCTGTTATGATAATGCACGGTGACAAAGCACATTCTTTCTACTTCGGGAAAGATGCGTATGAGAATATGATAAACGGAAACAAGTACACCGACAATAAACAGCTTCTTGTGATCGAAGGCGCTTCGCATACCGACCTTTATGACGGCGGTGAGAATAACGCTATACCATTCGACAAGCTGGAAGCATTTTATAACGAATATCTGAAATGA
- a CDS encoding LysR family transcriptional regulator, which produces MEIRILRYFLAIAREENMTRAAERLHISQPSLSKEIKKLEEELGHELFIRTNKNMILNDEGMLLRKRAEDILAMVDKTTEEFSQLDNIIGGEIRIGCAESYLIKYLARSIKAFKEQYPNFIFHIFSGDTEPVAERLDRGILDLAVIVEPPNLSKYNYLSIPESDKWGLVMLRDSPLAEKDYVTFDDLYGLQLFCSEQSIRVDFPRWCGENMDKLNFAGTVNLAYNGSVFVKEGLGYLLTFEHLIDTSEKSGLCFRPIKPKLETNMYIIWKKYQVFSPIAELFLKKLREDYS; this is translated from the coding sequence ATGGAAATAAGGATACTACGCTACTTTTTAGCGATCGCCAGAGAGGAAAACATGACAAGAGCAGCCGAGCGCCTGCATATCTCGCAGCCATCGCTCTCTAAGGAGATCAAAAAGCTCGAAGAAGAATTAGGACATGAGCTGTTTATACGCACTAATAAGAATATGATTCTTAACGATGAAGGTATGCTACTGCGCAAACGTGCCGAGGATATCCTCGCTATGGTGGACAAGACCACTGAGGAGTTCAGCCAGCTTGACAACATCATCGGTGGTGAGATTCGCATAGGCTGTGCTGAGAGCTATCTTATCAAATACCTTGCAAGGAGCATCAAAGCATTCAAGGAGCAGTACCCGAATTTCATATTTCATATATTCAGTGGAGATACCGAGCCTGTTGCGGAACGTCTTGACAGAGGTATCCTAGACCTGGCAGTTATCGTTGAACCACCGAATCTTTCAAAATACAATTATCTTTCTATCCCCGAAAGCGATAAATGGGGACTTGTAATGCTTCGTGACAGTCCCCTTGCTGAAAAGGATTATGTTACATTTGATGATCTTTACGGATTGCAGCTGTTCTGTTCCGAGCAGTCTATCCGAGTGGATTTTCCACGCTGGTGCGGCGAAAATATGGATAAGCTGAATTTCGCAGGAACTGTCAATCTTGCCTACAACGGCTCGGTGTTCGTAAAAGAGGGGCTGGGATATCTGCTGACATTTGAGCACCTTATCGACACAAGTGAGAAAAGCGGACTATGTTTCAGACCGATCAAACCGAAACTTGAAACGAATATGTATATCATCTGGAAAAAGTATCAGGTGTTTTCACCGATAGCGGAGTTGTTCCTAAAAAAACTGAGGGAGGACTATTCATGA